A genome region from Bacteroidota bacterium includes the following:
- a CDS encoding toll/interleukin-1 receptor domain-containing protein: MSGIFISYRRQDSAGWVGRLTDSLKENFGEDQIFMDIEAIEAGVDFVESINKAVGSCQVLLAVIGPRWLSVTDQTGRRRLDNPEDFIHLEIAAALQRNIRVIPVLVGGAEIPSSDQLPDDLKPLARRQAHEISDTRWEYDSEQLVKLLEKALGRKSKKKSSPQPSSPQPFPPVPAPKGISVKASIGLVLSLFVFLFLISGDPMDTNTAVGAIMFLLVSLVLGIIAFYDVKLNKVKGKGLAIGSIAVAVILCFVVFGRFPSHTTSQQGDLPSDTSAAIAQVAPATVDPSTQQAAAQSEFRP, from the coding sequence ATGTCCGGAATCTTCATCAGTTACCGTCGGCAGGATAGCGCCGGTTGGGTCGGCCGTCTGACAGATTCATTGAAGGAGAATTTTGGTGAAGATCAGATCTTCATGGACATCGAGGCGATCGAAGCCGGGGTTGATTTCGTCGAGTCGATCAACAAGGCAGTCGGCTCGTGCCAGGTGTTGTTGGCCGTCATCGGGCCGCGGTGGCTCTCCGTTACGGATCAAACCGGGCGCCGGCGTCTTGACAATCCGGAGGATTTCATTCATCTGGAGATTGCAGCCGCGTTGCAGCGGAATATTCGTGTGATTCCGGTGCTGGTAGGCGGCGCAGAAATTCCTTCCAGCGATCAACTGCCGGATGATCTGAAGCCGCTGGCCCGCCGTCAGGCGCATGAAATTTCCGATACGCGTTGGGAGTATGATTCCGAACAATTGGTGAAGCTCCTTGAAAAAGCGTTGGGCAGAAAATCGAAAAAGAAGTCAAGTCCCCAGCCTTCTTCCCCACAACCTTTCCCGCCCGTTCCTGCTCCGAAGGGTATCAGCGTCAAAGCAAGTATAGGACTGGTACTCAGTCTCTTTGTCTTTCTCTTCCTCATCTCCGGCGATCCGATGGATACAAACACCGCAGTCGGCGCCATCATGTTCTTACTGGTCTCTCTTGTGCTTGGAATAATTGCATTCTACGACGTGAAGCTGAACAAAGTAAAGGGCAAGGGGCTTGCAATCGGCTCAATAGCCGTTGCCGTGATTCTTTGCTTTGTCGTATTCGGAAGGTTCCCCTCACATACGACGTCCCAACAGGGAGATCTACCCTCGGATACTTCCGCTGCAATAGCTCAGGTTGCACCGGCAACTGTTGACCCGTCTACTCAGCAGGCAGCAGCACAATCAGAGTTTCGTCCG